Genomic window (Acropora muricata isolate sample 2 chromosome 11, ASM3666990v1, whole genome shotgun sequence):
TAATGAGCTAAGCTAACAacggatttctagtttctaaagaagctgtggtgctgcgtcgacGAAGCTCTGAcactgacgaagggctaacgctcgaaacgtcagctttctaaatctttcacggtggtaattcaacatttatcaactcgtttgataaaaccaaacttttgttttaagctAACAACGCTACGATTTTCTCGAGTCATGTTCAACAACTCAACGTCTTTAGGCCTTGGTTCGAGAGTTCGCATTTCGGAAGGCTTCGGATTAACGTTGGTTCTCTTCGTTTCTTTGGTGCTAAACCTTTCCGTTTGTTTCATCATTTGGACGACAAAGCCATTACTAGCTAAACCTTCGAATATCTTGGTTGGAAACCTCTGCATTGCTAATCTGCTACTGACAGCTTGTGGGATTCCATTTAGTCTTGTAACCATTATCAAGGATCAACATGATGCTTACTCTCATTCGATTCTCTGCCAGGTATGacgaaattggaaaaaaatccATTATTTTCATTCTATCAAAGAAATCTGGAAGGCAACCGTTGGAGAATCCTCGATTTTTTTCCAAAGCGTTGTAGTGGATACAAGATCCCTAATTTCCCATTTCTTTCTTAAAACGATAAACTCGCAGTTGTGGGTCTCAGCCTTTGTAGTGTCAATGGGAAAGGTCCAAACTTCAAAAATTCACTGCAAAAAAAGATTACACAATCGGATTACATcgggtttgtttgtttgtttgtttttttttggaaagctGTCCAAAAGccttattttgttaaaatagtCATGATAATACTGATTCTGTTTTTTCAGAGATTTGTTACTCGTACAGACTCGTAAACCTTAGATATGAAATGAGGTGGTATTGTATCGTCCAAAAGCTTATCTTTTAGTTGGAAGTATGATTTTCACGGTTTCGGGCAAGGAATAATGTAATCAACCCATCAAAATTTAAGTAAACTTTTGTACATTTTATATAGAAGCTTCATTCAATCAAAAATAACATTTCTGTTCAGGAACTTGTCTTGAAGAGCTTTGTTAATCACTTCTTTCTGCTCTTTGTTAGGGCAATGGATTCATTAGCGTCATGTCAAGTTTCGCAATTGTTATGACGTTATGTTGTATTTGCTTTGATCGGTATATAGCAGTTACCAGACCCACTCGGTACAAAGTGATTGTGACGATTAAACGCTCGAAATTTGCATTGGTGGTGGTCTGGTGCCAAGGATTGTTGCACGCGTCGTTTCCACTGCTGGGTTGGTCTAAGTATGTGTACCACAAAGAAACGCTCCATTGCTCACCAAAATGGAGTCATAACTGTTCTATTTACTTATATGTAACTGTAATAGGATTTGGCCTTCCCGTACTATCAATGGTTTTTACTTATATTCGTATAGTATCAGTTATGCGCAAACACTCTCGTAAAGTTCTAACTGTGCCACAAAAGGGATTTCATCGGGAGAAAAAAGTCAGCACTTGCGAACTGATATCGATGACACCGCGCCAAAGCATCGATCAAAATTCCAGTGTTCATGCGAAACAGGAATTACAAGAGAAGTTGCCGAGTTCCACGCAAACTCCCAATCGCTCGGAGGGGGTAGAAGTTGTATCGAGCTCTATGATGAAAACTTGCGCAATTGAAAGCTGCTCTCGTGAACCGACAAACGAGGAGGTGGAAAAATGTATTACTACTTCTAAACTTACACCAGGGAATCCCATTATTAACTCTAGAAGGTCGCGACGACAATTTCAGAGTTTCTCACCGAGAAACATTCTCAGAACAAAAAATATGCAACCGCTGAGCAAGGAATGGAAAGTGGCCAAGACAGGTGTGATCTTATTGGTCAGTTTCATCGTTCTGTGGTTACCTTATATGGTGGTTCACTCGTGTTCAGCAAGATTCAAAGCCCCACAAGTTGTGTTTCGTCTTTCGATGTGGCTGGTGTTCATGAATGGAGTTATAAACCCTTTAGCTTATGCCTTCGGGAATTCGAGAGTTCAGATGAAGTGTCAGCAATGGTTTTCCACAGTTGTTGTCTTGTTCTGCAAATGTCGACGAAAAGAGCAGGATAATCGAAATCTTGAAACATCAGATAGCTAGCTAACCACCCATCACCGACGATTCAGATCTTTTCCCAAATCCTGCGCAGTGGCATGCGCATGTCGGGTCGAGATGTAGTGAGCACTAAGTTTTCAGTGGGAATAACCACCTCCCACTTTGCGAGTAAATTTGTAAATTGTCCTTAAAGATGCGTTCTGGTGTCACATCCAAATTCTTATGCGCCATTGGTCACGTCGTTCTTTGGTAAATTTACAACAGCACGCTTACGCTTATACTTCTGTGCCTCGTTGCTATGCGCAGATTGAAAGATCTAGAGTGTATGGGAAGATTGAAAGTCTTTCTCGGGAATATTTGCTTCGCTCTTTCAAGAGATAATTTGGAAGAGATAAATTGTATCATTTATTGAAATCTGTTGCTGAGTGGCATTAAAATTTGACAAGGCATCGGTGAAGGCATGACAGAGATCTCACGGTATGACCAACTTTTTATCTGCAAAGCCGTCTGTCAAAGATTTGAATATTCAGCGAGTTCCTTTTTAAAGATGAGTAAAATTTGAAGGACATAACTTTTCTCGAGCTTGCCAGGTTACATTTTGAAACGCGCACCAAGATTCAATGATATTGAAAAGGAGGAAAAGCCATCACAAGGATATGTGGTTAAAACGCTTTGATTTCGTTTGAAATGAAAGGTTGTTGGTAATTTCAAACTTCTAGGAGAcgcttttcttcaatattcactTAACGGGAAGTCATTATTTATTATGTTAAGTATATAAGATTGCTTGCTTTTGTAATTTGCTTTCAAGTACACTGTTATTCTATTCCATTAGAATGTGAACTTTTCCGTAAATTGCCTgaggttttttaattttacgTTTATTTCCCGGAGATAAAAAGAGAGCAAAAAAACACGTCCAATGAAGTATTGTCACTGAAGGCAATTTGCTCTTATTCTGGCAACCAATCAACGCAGAGTATTTTAAGCCGGAAACTCTGAGAAAACGGTAGAAGATTATTAGCGACATTTCCCTGGACCATACAAAATCCTTTTGTTTGATTTAACAGAACGTGCTTATGAATGATGAACATTCCGAGCTCGTATTTCAGTGCTCAATAACATCTAAAGGCCTGTTGAGTCGAGTAAAGTAACTTGCCATCGAGATGTTGGATGACAAAGACAAGACCGACCATCACTTTGATTCTCCATTGCTCCGCATGGTTCAAGAAATTTTCCTCGTTGTGGCCATAGCTGCCGCTGTTATGCTAAACTTCTCAGTTGTGTTTGTCATTTgcagaaacaaacaattaagaAAGAGAACCACGAATATTTTTATTCTAAACCTTGTTATTTCCAATATGTTAATGGCGGTATTTGTTATGCCTCTGAGTTTGGCAACCCTCATAGAGTTTCAATGGAACATCGATACATTGCTTTGCAGGGTAAGTTCACTATTTAGGACATTCATCTTTTTCTCTTACTAATGATTTTCGAAAAGAGGTCACACTTCATTTTTGTACAAGGCAAACTGTTGAACTTGGTATTTGAAGATTCATATGGAAAAGTCCGACATTATTTTCATGTACCGTGCAGGGCCAGTTTGAGTTTGACTGTATTTTTAGAGAAAGGAATAACATTTCTCTTGAATCACTGATTTCCACGAGCTTACACTTGTCGAGCGGTGTTTACATAATTTTCAGCAAGCTGAACTGTACACAACACTCACTTTTCTCGTAACGTACAATATCCACTTTTAACCTCAACGTTTTGTAGTTGGAACTTACGCAGTTCCATATTTTCTTAGTGAATAAGCGTTCGGCACATATCTGCTGAATAAAAGATCTCTTTGAGAACAAAAAGGCAATAGCATCGTCCTCCTTAAGGGAGTAAATTCTCTGCCGGAATGAAACGGTTTATTCAGCGATAAATTTCATTTATTGTTTCGTAAACACTTCACTGTACGTTGCTTCCTACCAAACTTAAATCGTCACCAAAAgttatttgaaattttcttcCAACGGAATAAAAGATTTCAAAGTGAATATTCTAAAAGTGTGTATTATGATCAATCACTGTTCAATGCACGTGTTTCTTATTTTAACTGTGAAAGTACACATAAAGCATCATAAACAGGTGTGAAATATCATGACAGAAAAGTGAACTGAGCTATATTAGATTTTATCATCTCCCGTCGctacattttttgttttaaatcaacgactttttttttaagtagcGCGCCATGTCATTTGTGTTGCCAAATTGATCTCATCATGTTCTCttcaattatttcttttaaagtgttcaattttaaaatgctgaatttgatcattattgtgaaaaattaacaaaaagaaGATATAACATGGACAATTTAAAGGAAGCACAGGAAATAGGAAGAAGATGTTTAGGTCATGTTAACAGTAACTAAAGTAACATTTTCAGGTAAACATATTAATGTAGAAAAATTATATTGTACGTCTGCCTAAAAAATACAGAAGACTCATTAAGGACCTTATCGGCAGTGTGACCGTGATAGGTTGAACTAAATTTATGAATCGGATTTATTTCGGGAAAAAAATGGATAAAACATTCAGTAATCTCTCATGCTTAAGGAAAGAGCTTTTTAATAGGGTTGTTATTCATCTTTTGAATAATTTATCGTGCGTTTTGTTAATTAGAGAACAGCTGTCGTTTTAAAGGGGTGGACAGCGAACAACGAAATTACTTATCACCTACGTTTCTTTCATGTGGTCATGGGGAAGAAAAAGTTGGGTTGGGCTTTTTTGAGAGAAGtgaaatattcaaatttgaagttccctttttcaatattttcaacTGATGAAATACATTCGTTGTGGGAAAAATGCACAGTACTTTTCCAGGAACCTTGCTCTTCTTTGCATTGGTTTAGGATTAAATTACGGTTACCTTCCTTCGTACTGCGGAAAATATCTTTGTAGACACTAACGACTTTGGTTGACACCCTGTCGGAGCGCACGTGTTAGCCACACTCATGTGTCATCGAACGTCCGGGAATGACAACTGGGCGATCACAAACTTATCTGTATCCGAGATGAAATTTGTCTCAAGCCTCTGTCGGCAATTTCATTCAGGCCGCTCCACGGAACAACGGGCAGTAACGCTGCTGTTAAATCTCCGATATGAAACCTTGTCCGCCATCGGTGTAATGTGCAAGAGTTCTTGAAGAATTCTTTGCTTTTAACCtcggataatttttttttcattttttcacgCGTGATCAAACGTTTTAACGTTATCTAAAGGGTCGTTCATGTGTGTCTCAATTTGCCCCCCGGCAATTTGTTAGTTTTCCGAAACATCGCGTTTTATCAGTCAATTATTCCCACGATAGTAATCTATTCTAAAGacagcttaaggtggctccctatagttttttgaccgcgcgcgaactggtttcgaaatcgcgcgatggcgcaagctttaaaaaatctacgcgtaagtcacgcgtaacatcaaccaccgcgagtaacttgCACCGGTCGAGTTtgagcaaccatcgttgctcatttccaatgttttaaccatccatagggtaagtcttcctttttctgaattttatttccaaacatatgtcctaatatttccaaaaataccttttagatAGGTCATaaaagctcaaaacaatttaccgcgttgtcagaatttcaaacacgaggatggcgcaagcgggcctctgatacgcatgcgcgcgtggtcgtctcgaaattgtatgacgtcacaaagatgcaaacgaaggaaacacgagctcacttttctcatgtttctctcggtgaaattttgtgaaagtttgcatagttgatgataaagatgcctacttcacaatatgattttttgaaaaaaaattatctaaggatttcttttttttaatcaaaaataggaaattgtaagatttttaagaatcccttagataaatttttcatttttccaggttaaattattgtccgaaatcgttttcacaagactgccaagtttcaagatattttaccgaggctaactctagaaaatgaagcaaataggtggaaaatagccaaaaaatggttatctttacgactgcctgttgccatggcaacagtctgcaacatactcatattgatgaaaaagaaatcccaggtgtgttactaatcttcactgtgaatgccaggcgcttaaacccaaaggtgaaaccaatagttcattttaagttcttcatccttcttcagatgtacatactggtaaaactgtagggagccaccttaaatcaAATTAAGATATTATTAGCCATCGTTTGAAACTTCATTGGCCAAAAAGTTTTACGTTACTTCGTCAACCCATGTCAAAACGACATGCTTCATGTTTCCTCCCATTCCACAAATTTATGATTCGCCCTGATTGGCCTATCTGCAGGATTGTTGAGAACTTTTAACATTCGAGACACAAGCTCATGTTTCTCATTTATTCGAAATGAACCATAGCAAGGGTTCTCGATATTATCAGAATAATGATCTCTTTACTTTTGATATCAGAAAAAAATGTTAGAACacaatacaatactttattCAAGAgataaaaagtgaaaattacaaaatatctCTCGAAAGGAGATAGGTAGAGGTCAACCCCATATAAAAAGATTCCCCGAAAGAAGAATGAAAAGGTAAAATCTAGAATCGAAAACGTTATATACGAATAACTAAAACTGTTTACAATCGTATTAATCAATATTCATGTAAATCCTTAATTATCTGTAGCGAAATAAAGTCCTAAACGATCCTGCCTTTACAATATCTTTAGGCAAATTAATCCACATATTAACGATCCGTACAGTAAAACGAATATTTGAATCAATTTAGGATGGCAACTTTTACATAGAGCTTATAATCGTGATTGGCTTAAGTTCGATTACATTAAGTGAGTTCAGAAAAGCCCGAAAATGGAAGGCTATCTATTCCCAAAACTATCTGGACTAGAGATAAGAACTCTCAACGTTTCTCCTGAGTTTGCCAATTCAGTGAGCGGCAGCGGTCTTCGTGACTCATTTCACCGCGCTGTTGCTTCAACGCCAACGGTATTGCTCTTCTTTGAACTTTTTCCAAACAATATCCTTTTCTTTGGTAGGGGCTCCAAACGGGGGCAACGTATacagtgtgttcgctcatgtgaccagaagccatatttgcataatgaaacaaaaggagggatttgcataaaaatagagtttaatctatcgccaaaagaatatttcactcctccaacatggccgccgtgacgtcatgtgaacacgcTCTATTCGAGTATAGGTCTTACCAACGACTTAATGTTTCCTGTTTTCGTAACAAAGACCTGATCCCTGGTTTTTTTTGACAGGGCTGATCACTCTAGAATTCAATCGTTGGAATTTTATGTTCATTTATATTAGCCGTTTTAACAAGAAagatgttttctcttttttttttgtggcggggggggggggggttcatATTTCTGGTCCACTACTGATTGCGGTAAAGAAGGTCAGCTCCATCTCAAGTTCAAGTAGCAAATTGTTCCATGCCACTCGTGTCTATTGTGTGGGCGAGATGACTGCAAAGCACTTTATTGCATCGTCGACTAAACTATAACCACGTCCTGCAATGACCATGTGACACCTATTATGATTGATTGCATTGACACAGCGATAGAAAATAACAGTCACCTGCATCTAATTTGCGAAAGTTTCATGTAAAACCTTTAAGTTAAAAGTATTCTTTATTAATTTGCGGAAATATCAAGGAAGGGGAGAAAATGATATAAAAGGCTCACCTTTCCTTTATCCcattttagtatataccacacaggTGAATAGTGCTTCCAGGGCACGCtggctgattggctagctcggggGTGATTATACAATAACTCTTATATTCACCTCCTAGCATCGAGCGTTGTGTGAAACTCGCAAAAGTGATTGTTTTCCAACTTGTGTAGTATATACTAAAatctaaaacaattattctttcgTCGGTGAAAGTGTTGGATATTTACCTAATCACCTCGCGCCTCTGCAAATATCCACAACTATTCACCTCCAGCATGGCACACTCCTTAGGCATCCAGACACTTACATTGTGTTTCCTTGGAATTATCTCAAGTAATATAATAACTTTTCTTGCTATATCTTTTAACAAAAATGGTGAAAAATATttcgttcttcctttttcag
Coding sequences:
- the LOC136889935 gene encoding tyramine receptor 1-like isoform X1; the protein is MFNNSTSLGLGSRVRISEGFGLTLVLFVSLVLNLSVCFIIWTTKPLLAKPSNILVGNLCIANLLLTACGIPFSLVTIIKDQHDAYSHSILCQGNGFISVMSSFAIVMTLCCICFDRYIAVTRPTRYKVIVTIKRSKFALVVVWCQGLLHASFPLLGWSKYVYHKETLHCSPKWSHNCSIYLYVTVIGFGLPVLSMVFTYIRIVSVMRKHSRKVLTVPQKGFHREKKVSTCELISMTPRQSIDQNSSVHAKQELQEKLPSSTQTPNRSEGVEVVSSSMMKTCAIESCSREPTNEEVEKCITTSKLTPGNPIINSRRSRRQFQSFSPRNILRTKNMQPLSKEWKVAKTGVILLVSFIVLWLPYMVVHSCSARFKAPQVVFRLSMWLVFMNGVINPLAYAFGNSRVQMKCQQWFSTVVVLFCKCRRKEQDNRNLETSDS